From the genome of Cystobacter fuscus DSM 2262:
CCCTGCTGACAGCCCTGATGACCAGCGACACCTGGACGACGCGCCGCGAGCCGGCGCGGGGAGAGTGACCATGCTGACCCGACGCGCGTTGCTCAAATCCGCCGTGGCCGCTGGCGTGTTCGCGCCGTTCTACCGCGAGGTGCTCGCCCAGACGGCGAAGCCCATGCGGCTGGTGCTGGTGCTGGAGTGCAACGGCATCTATCCCGAGGCGTTCCTGTCCAGCGGGACGCGCGCGGCCCTCGGCCCGAAGATTGGCACGCGGCACAACTTCCGCGACGTGTATCCCGAGACGCCGCGGGTCCACACGAGTGATGGCCTCTCCAGCGCGTTGTGCCTGGGGCCGCTCGCCGGAAGCAGCGGAGCGCCCTCCATGGAGAACCGGGCGGCGGTGTTGCTTGGGCTGTCGTCGACGATCGCCGGCGGTGGGCACTCGACGGGAACGGGAGCGCTGAGCTGCGCGGTGCATGGCTCGGCCGCCACCCTCGATGCGGTGCTAGCGCCGAGGCTCAAGCGCACCGCGCCCTTCGACGCCATCCGGCTTGGCACCAGCTCCGCGAGCACCCCCATCGTCTACGAGACGTGCGCGTACGGTCCGCGCAAGCCCGCCGGCATCCTGGTGAACCCGATGCTCGCGTACAACACGATCTTCGGCTCGCTCTCGGCCAGCACGGCGGTGGGACAGGAGCGCCGGATGCTCTTCGACTTCGCCCGTGAGGACGCGAAGGCCGCGCTCGGAACCTTCAAGGGCAACTCCCACGAGCGCACGAAGCTGGAGCGCTACCTGACCTCGCTCGAGGCACTGCGTGCGAGAGAGACGCAGTTGCAGGGAATGGCGGCGCGGGTAAAGCCGCTGCTGCCCCCGGACCCGTCCGTGAATCC
Proteins encoded in this window:
- a CDS encoding DUF1552 domain-containing protein; protein product: MLTRRALLKSAVAAGVFAPFYREVLAQTAKPMRLVLVLECNGIYPEAFLSSGTRAALGPKIGTRHNFRDVYPETPRVHTSDGLSSALCLGPLAGSSGAPSMENRAAVLLGLSSTIAGGGHSTGTGALSCAVHGSAATLDAVLAPRLKRTAPFDAIRLGTSSASTPIVYETCAYGPRKPAGILVNPMLAYNTIFGSLSASTAVGQERRMLFDFAREDAKAALGTFKGNSHERTKLERYLTSLEALRARETQLQGMAARVKPLLPPDPSVNPLLQGGSTPPDSLKWLEAQFEIATTALLGGLTNLVVLAAGTSGFDVAYDPSISQVGRHNLQHGIDNAANWTGIAAVTRKHVALVAKLARALAATPELNASGSMLDHTVIVLMSDNGEQHHSEAREWPKLVLGGNALGLKTDGRTVVYPAEGTARNRQVSNLFNTLGHAFGDTGFNTFGAEGPTRIAEGPLSELLG